A genomic stretch from Candidatus Tectomicrobia bacterium includes:
- the tadA gene encoding tRNA adenosine(34) deaminase TadA → MLYPPLSATPSPARHGARPAIRAAPAPKGQCRACRGRSRYRNFAHLRAFGGGGCLGQGPDCLGTRFVVFLGAGSGPACDSAPAWAVGGWTVEPQAPDQAREDRRWMAEALGLAQRAREAGDVPVGAVVVREGEVLGRGWNRREADADPTAHAELLALREAAGRAGSWRLEGAVLYVTLEPCAMCAGALVNARIGRLVYGAADPKAGACGSLYDLPSDPRLNHRFPVTAGVLAGESARLLRDFFQERRYPAQGARNA, encoded by the coding sequence ATGCTTTATCCGCCACTATCCGCGACGCCCTCCCCCGCCCGGCATGGTGCCCGTCCGGCCATCCGGGCGGCCCCGGCCCCCAAGGGGCAATGTAGGGCGTGCCGGGGAAGGAGCCGTTACCGCAATTTCGCGCACCTTCGTGCATTTGGGGGTGGAGGTTGCCTAGGGCAGGGACCGGATTGCCTCGGCACCCGATTCGTGGTCTTTTTAGGGGCTGGTTCAGGCCCCGCATGCGATTCCGCGCCGGCCTGGGCGGTAGGAGGATGGACGGTGGAGCCGCAGGCGCCCGATCAGGCCCGGGAGGACCGGCGCTGGATGGCCGAGGCCTTGGGGCTGGCGCAACGGGCCCGGGAGGCGGGGGACGTGCCCGTGGGGGCCGTGGTCGTCCGGGAAGGGGAGGTCCTCGGCCGGGGCTGGAACCGCCGGGAGGCGGACGCCGACCCCACCGCCCACGCCGAGCTCCTCGCCCTGCGCGAGGCGGCCGGCCGGGCCGGGAGCTGGCGGCTCGAGGGCGCCGTCCTCTACGTGACGCTCGAGCCCTGCGCCATGTGCGCCGGGGCCCTCGTGAACGCCCGGATCGGGCGGCTCGTTTATGGCGCGGCGGACCCCAAGGCGGGCGCCTGCGGCTCGCTCTACGATCTTCCCTCGGACCCCCGGCTGAACCACCGCTTCCCGGTGACGGCGGGGGTGCTGGCCGGGGAGAGCGCCCGGCTCCTGCGGGACTTCTTCCAGGAGAGGCGGTATCCCGCCCAGGGCGCGCGGAATGCCTGA